The genomic region TGGTCAACATCCTCAACCCGGACCGCATCATCCTCGGCGGCCTGCACCGCACCCTCCTCGACGCCGACCCCGACCGCCTCCGCGCCGTCGTCGCCGACCGCAGCCTGTGGGGCCAGAGCGGCGGCGTCCCGATCCTGGCATGCACCCTCGACCACAACAGCCTGGTCGGCGCCGCGGAACTGGCGTGGCAGCCGGTACTGGACGATCCACTCGGGGCGCTCACCTAGGCCAGCCGGGGCGCTCACCTGGGCCTCTCGGGGTGTTCCCCTGGGCCAGACTCCACAGCGCCGCCACCAGCGGCCGCCGCAGGTCGGCCCGCCTGACACACAGTCCGATCGCGAACGGCTCCGGCGCCGGATCGGCCGGCACCACCGCCAGCCGGTCCCGCACCGCGCTGTGCTCCAGCACCAGGCGGGGGACCACGCCCGTACCGCAGCCCAGCGCGACCAGCGTCAGCAGTCCCTCGTGGCCGTCGGGCTCACAGGCCACGTCCGGTGTGGTGCCGCGGGCGCGGAACCAGCGGTCGGCGGCATCGCGGACCAGGCCGCGGTGAGGGAGGACGAACGGCCCGCCGAGCCCGGGATCCGGCCGGTCCCGGGCCGTGACCAGGACCAGCTCGGTCACCGCGACCGTGCGGCTCACCAGCGGCTCCGGCAGTCTCGGCGGAATTCCCGCCACGGCCGCGTCGACCTCTCCCTCGTCCAGCCGGGCCAGGGCCGCCGCCGCGTCACCCGTCCGCAGATCGAGCCGGACCTGGGGATGCGTGGCACGAAAGGGCGCCAGCAGGTCCGGCAGCAACACCTGGCACGCCGTCACCGTGGCGAACACGGCCAGCCGGCCGGTGAGCAGCGCCGGGTCGGGATGTTCCTCGCGGTAGGAGCGCCACAACTCCAGGGCCCGGACGGCGTACTCGCGGAACCGGTGCCCCTCCGCCGTGAGCGACACCCCGCGCGGCCCCCGGTCGAACAGCCGGTGCCCGAGGTCCGCCTCCAGCCGCTGCACGGTCCGGGTCAGCGTCGCCGGGCTGACGTGACAGTCCAGGCTCGTCCGGCCGAAGTTGAGCGTCTGCGCGAGATGCAGGAACAGTCGCAACTCCCGGTGGTCGTCCCGCACGGCCTGCACCTTTCACTTGATGCAACAGGGCGCTGCACAAGTTGCGCTTGCCGCAACGCTCCGGCCGAGCCTACAACTCGACCATGACCTCGACGACCGCGTACACCTCACGCGTCTTCCCCCTCGACACCATGGACGTGCCCGGCGGCACCGAGACCGTCCTGCGGGGCGGGCGGCACCTCTTTCCGCTGCTCCCGCAGGCCTTCGCGGGCATCCGGCGCATCGGTGTCCTCGGCTGGGGGCCCCAGGGGCGGGCGCAGGCCCTCAATCTCCGCGACTCCCTCGCCGGCACGGACATCCGGGTGGCCGTCGGGCTCCGCCCCGGCTCGCACTCCCTCGCCGATGCCCGTGCCCACGGCTTCACCGAGGACGACGGCACGCTCGGCGACTGGCTCACGGTCGCCGGAGAGGGTGACCTGGTGATCCTGCTGATCGCCGACTCCGCGCTCGCGGCCCATCACCAGGAGATCTTCGCGGCCCTCCAGCCCGGCGCCGTCATCGGCCTCTCGCACGGCTTCCTGATGGGCCACCTGCGGGAATCGGGCGGCGGGTTCCCGCCGGGGCACGGGGTGATCGCTGTGTGCCCCAAGGGAATGGGCGACTCGGTGCGGCGGCTCTACGAGCAGGGCGCGCACGTCAACGGCGCCGGGATCAACAGCAGTTTCGCCGTGCACGCCGACCCCGACGGACGGGCCGTCGACCTGGCGCTCGGCTGGTCCGTGGCGCTCGGCTCGCCCTACACCTTCCGCACCACGCTCGACAGCGAGTACCGCTCGGACATCGTCGGCGAACGCGCCATCCTGCTCGGCGCCGTCCACGGCATGGTCGAGAGCCTTTACACCCGCTACCGCCTCGCCGGCGACGACGAGGTGACGGCATACGAACGGTCCTGTGAGAACGTCACCGGCCCGATCGCCCGCACCATCTCGCGGGCCGGACTGCGGGCCGTGCGCGAGGGCCTCGACCAGGCGGCGCGGGACGTCTTCGACCGGGCGTACACGGCCACCTACGCCCCCGCGCGCGAGATCGTCGCCGAGATCTACGACGAGGTCGCCGACGGCACCGAACTGCGCAGCGTCATCCTCGCCGAACGACGGCTCGGCGCACGCCCGATGAGCGGCATCGGGGGATCCCCGATGTGGGCGGTGAGTAACCGGGTGCGGGCCCGGCGCGACAGCCGCGACCTGCCCGTCGACCCGTTCACCGCCGGCGTGTTCGTCGCCACCATGACCGCCCAGATCGACGAGTTCGCCGAGCGCGGGCACCCCTGGTCGGAGATCGTCAACGAGTCCGTCATCGAGGCCGTCGACTCCCTGCTGCCCTACATGCACGCCCGGGACGTGGCGTACATGGTCGACAACTGCTCCCGCACGGCCCGCCTCGGCGCCCGCCGCTGGGGCCCGCGCTTCCTCGCCGCCTACGAGCAGATCGCCTACCCGGCCGCGGACCACCCGGCGGACGCGGCCCTGCTCGCGGCCTTCGCCGCCCACCCGGTGCACGAGGCCCTGGCCGCGGCGGCCGGACTGCGGCCGTCCGTGGACATCTCGGTGACCTGAAGCATGACCCCACGGGTCTCAGGCTTGCGGGCGCAGCTTCCGGGAAGGCGAGCCGCTGAGCGGGCAGGCTGGTCGGCAGACAGCCCGTCCGCACCGCACCACCGAGGAAGTTGACGTCATGACCGACAAGCTCTCCGTGAGCGTCCTGGGCACCGGCATCATGGGCGCCGCGATGGCCCGCAACCTGGCGCGCGCCGGGCACACCGTCCACGCCTGGAACCGCACCCGTGCCAAGGCCGAGCCGCTGGCCGCCGAGGGCGTGCACATCGCCGACACCCCCGCGCAGGCGGTCCGGGACACCGACGTCGTCCTGACCATGCTCTACGACGGCCCCGCCGCCCTGGACACGATGCGGGAGGCCGCCCCCGCCCTGCGTCCGGGCGCCGCCTGGGTGCAGTCCACGACCGCCGGCGTCGAGGCCGTCGGCGACCTCGCCGCCTTCGCCCGCGAACACGGCCTGGTCTTCTACGACGCGCCCGTCCTGGGCACCCGGCAGCCCGCCGAGGCCGGGCAGCTGACCGTGCTCGCCGCCGGCCCCGTCGAGGGCCGGGACACGGTGACGCCGGTCTTCGATGCCATCGGCGCCCGCACCGTGTGGGCCGGCGAGGACGGGGCGACCGGCGGCGCCACCCGGCTGAAGCTGGTCGCCAACAGCTGGGTCCTCGCCGTGACCGCAGCCGCCGGTGAGGCCCTGGCACTGGCGAAGGGCCTCGGCATCGACCCGCGCGGTTTCCTCGACCTCATCGCCGGCGGTCCGCTCGACATGGGCTACTTGCACGCCAAGTCCGGGCTGGTCCTCGAAGACCGGCTCACACCGCCCCAGTTCGCGGTGACCACCGCCGCCAAGGACGCCCGCCTCATCGTCGAGGCCGGTGCGGACCACGGAGTCCGCCTGGACGTGGCCGAAGCCGCCGCAGCCCGCATGGAGCGTGCCGCCGCCCAGGGCCACGGCGACGAGGACATGGCCGCCGCCTACTTCGCGAGTTTCGACGAAAACCCGTCCGCCTGATCACCCGGGAGGTTCCCCCATGTCCAAGCCGCCGCTGCCGCCCGAGGCCGAGGCCCTGCTGAGCCGGCCGAACCCGTGCGTCATGGCCACGCTGCGCTCCGACGGCACACCGGTTTCCACCGCGACCTGGTACGCGTGGAAAGACGGCCGGGTGCTGATCAACCTCGACGAGGGCCGGGTCCGCCTGAAGCACCTGCGCCGCGACCCGCGCGTGACGCTCACCGTCCTCGCCGAGGACAACTGGTACACCCACGTCACCCTCATCGGCCGCGTCACCGAGATGTACGACGACAAGGACCTGGCCGACATCGACCTGCTCTCCCGGCACTACGGCGGCAAGCCCTACCCGAACCGCGTCCGGCCCCGGGTCAGCGCCTGGATCGAGGTCGACCGCTGGCACGGCTGGGGCGAGCTGAAGGACAACGACCAGGCCATGGGCTGAGACCGGGAACCATACGGCATCCCGCGGCCGCCGCCCACCGAGCGGGCGGCGGCCGTCGAGCACTTCCTCTCGCGCCGCAGACACGCCTTGATGCGCTGGTGGTACACGCCGCCCTGCCCGTCTACTCCCCGCGAGGTACGCGCACTGCCGCTGGCCGTACGACGACCGGGGACCCCTCGCGGGGCGACGCTCGGAAGCGAAAGCGAGACATCGCGACAACGCCTCCGAGGAGTTGAACGACATGCAGACCCTGGCGAACTTCGGTGACGGCGGCCCCGGCCCGTGGATCCTGCTCTTCCCGGTGATCTGGGCACTGGTCATCGGCGGCGGCCTCGTGCTGCTGCGCCGCACGGTGTGGCACGGACGCCGCGGCGGCCCCTGGCGGCAGCCCCCGGCCGGGAACGACTCGCCCATCGCCGTCCTCGGACACCGCTTCGCCTCCGGCGAGATCGACGAGGACGAGTACTGGCGCCGGCTGTCCGTGCTGGACGAGGAGTTCGGCCGCAAGGGAGGTGCGGCATGACCAGCACGACCGCCACGACGACCACGCGGCCCGCCGCCCGGGTCGTCGACGCGGTGAAGGTGTACGGCGGTGGTGACACCGCCGTACGCGCCCTCGACGGCGTGACCGTGAGTTTCCCGGCCGGCCGCTTCACCGCGATCATGGGGCCCTCGGGCTCCGGCAAGTCCACCCTGATGCACTGCGCGGCCGGTCTGGACACGCTCACCTCGGGTACCGCCCGCATCGGCGACACCGACCTGGGCGGCCTCGACGACCGCCGCCTCACGCTCCTGCGCCGCGACCGCGTGGGCTTCGTGTTCCAGGCGTACAACCTGGTGCCGACACTCACCGTCGCGGAGAACATCAGGCTGCCCCTGGACCTGGCGGGAGTCCGCGGCGACCCGGGGTGGATCGACACGCTGATCGATGTCGTCGGACTGCGTGACCGGCTCCACCACCGGCCCGCCGAGCTCTCCGGCGGACAGCAGCAACGCGTCGCCGTGGCCCGGGCGTTCGCCGGACAGCCGGACGTCGTCTTCGCCGACGAGCCGACCGGCAACCTCGACTCGCGCTCCGGCGAGGAGGTGCTCGGCCTGCTCGGTCGCACCGTACGCGAGACGCGGCGCACGGTCGTCATGGTCACCCACGATCCCGTGGCCGCCGCGCACGCCGACGAGGTCGTCTTCCTCGCCGACGGACGCCTGGTCGACCGCATGGAGTCCCCGACCGCCGACCGGGTCCTGGACCGGATGAAGGCCTTCGAGGTGCCCTCATGAACGCCTCGGTCCGCCTGGGCGTGTCCTCCCTGCGCGCCCACCGGCGGCGCTTCGCCGGTACGTTCCTCGCCGTGTTCCTGGGCGTGGCGTTCCTGGCCGGGACGCTCGTCATGGGCGACACGCTGCGCGCCGGCTTCGACTCCATGTTCGGCAACGCGACCAGCGGCACCGACGCCGTGGTGCGCAGCGCCGACGCCATCACCACGCCCGGCGAGAGCCAGGGCGTGCGGCAGCCGATCGCCACCGACCTGGTCGGGACCATCGAGAAGGTCCCGGGAGTCGCGGCCGCCGTTCCCGACATCCAGGGCGCCGGGCAGCTCCTGGGCGCCGATGGCGACCCGATCGGCGGACAGGGCCCGCCCACCCTCGCCGGCAACTGGATCACCGACCCGGAGCTCAACCCCTACCAGCTCGCCGAGGGGCGCGCCCCGCGGAAGTCCGGCGAGGTCGTCGTCAACCGCGGCACCGCCGAGAAGGGCGACCTGAAGATCGGCGACACGACCACCCTGCGCACCCCCGACCCGGTCCGGGTGACCATCGTCGGCCTCGCCACCTTCGGCGGCGAGGACGGCATGGCACAGGTGACCTTCACCGGGATGACCGTGGCCGACGCGGAGAAGTACCTCACGGCACGGCCGGGCGAGGCGGCGAGCATCCAGGTGCGAGCCGGTCCCGGGGTGAGCCAGCGGGAGCTCGTCGACCGGCTGACACCCGCCCTGCCCAAGGGGGTCGAGGCCATCACCGGCCAGGAGTCGGCCGAGGAGAACAACGAGATGATCTCCAGCCAGTTCCTGAGCATCTTCACGCTCTTCCTGCTGGTGTTCTCCGGCATCGCCCTGCTGGTGGCGACCTTCTCCATCCACAACACCTTCGCCATCGTCGTCGCCCAACGCACTCGCGAGAACGCCCTGTTGCGGGCGCTGGGCGCCTCCCGCCGCCAGGTCACCGTCACCACTCTGGTGGAGGCCACCGCCGTGGCCGTGACCGCGTCCCTGGCCGGCCTCGTGGGCGGCATCGGCATCGCGGCCGGGCTCCAGGCGCTGTTCCCGGCCATCGGCTTTCCGTTCCCCGAGGGCGAGCTGGTGGTCAAGGCCCTGTCCCTGGCGCTGCCGCTGGCCGTCGGCATCGTGGTCTGCCTGGGCTCCGCCCTGCTGCCCGCCGTACGCGCCGGCCGCACCGCACCCCTGGCAGCCCTTCGCGAGACGGCCGTCGACACCTCCGGCGCGTCCCGCCTGCGGGCCGTCACCGGGACGGGCCTGGTCGCGCTGGCCCTCGCCCTCACGCTGGCCGGCGTCCTGGTGTCACCGTCCGTCTGGCTGGCGGGGGCCGGCGCAGTGCTGGCCCTGGTCGCCTTCGTGGTGCTCGGCCCGGTCGCCTCCGCCACCGCCGTCCGGATCCTCGGCAGCCCCCTCGACCGGCTGCGCGGTGTCACCGGGGTCCTGGCCCGGCAGGGCGCCCTGCGCAGTCCGAAGCGCACCGCGGCCACCGCCAGTGCCCTGATGATCGGCGTGGCGGTCGTGTCGCTGTTCACGGTGTTCGGCGCCTCGCTGAAGGCCACCATGGACCAGACCGTGTCCCGGTCCTTCGCGGGCGACGTCGCCGTCAGCGCCCCGTCGTTCGGTGCGGGCGGCAGCGGACTGAGCCCGAGGCTGGCCGGCGCGGTCCAGGAGCTGCCCCAGGTGAACACGGCGGTCGGACTCGGCCGCGGTGTCGCCGAGGTCGACGGCAAGGGCCGGGCCCTCACGGTCACCGACCCGGTCGCCCTGGAACGCACCTTCGACCTCGGCAGGATCGACGGCTCCCTGCGCGACCTGGGCACCGACGGCATCGCCATCACCGAGAAGGAGGCCGACCGGCAGCACCTCACCACCGGGTCGAAGGCACACCTCACCTTCACCGACGGCAGGAAGGAGACCTTCACCGTCCGCGCGGTCTACGGGCAGTCCGAACTCGCCGGCGACTACGTCATCACCCGCGCCGCCTGGGCCCCGCACCGCACCCAGGACTCCGACACCCTCGTCGCCGTCACGTTCAAGGACGGCGTGAGCACGGACGCGGGCAAGGCGGCGGTGGAGAAGGCCGCCGCCCGGTACGGCAACCCGGAGGTCCAGACCCGCGACGAGTACGCGCAGTCCTCGGCCGGCGGCATCGACATGATGCTCACCCTGGTCTACGCCCTGCTCGCCCTCGCCGTGGTCATCGCGCTCCTCGGCATCGCCAACACCCTGACCCTGGCGATCCACGAACGCACCCGGGAACTCGGGCTGCTGCGGGCCGTCGGCCAGACCCGCTCCCAGCTGCGGGCCATGGTCCGCTGGGAGTCGGTCCTCGTCGCCGCCTTCGGCACGGCCGGCGGGCTCGCCCTCGGCGCCTTCCTCGGCTGGGTCCTCGTCAGGGCCTCGGACGGCGCCAGTGACAGTGCCTTCGCCTTCGCCATGCCGCCCGCGCAACTCGTGGTCGTGGCCCTCGTGGGTCTCGCGGCCGGCGCCCTCGCGGGGCTGCGCCCGGCCCGGCGCGCGGCACGCCTGGATGTGCTGCGGGCCATCGCCACCGAGTGACTCGGGGGGGCGTCCGCGAAGTCCCGCCGTCCGGGCGGACGACGGGACTTCCGGGACACGCCCTACGTCCCGGAGCCACACCCGGCGGCGTACGCCCCCGCGGCACCCGTGCAAACGGTGGTCACCGCCCGGTCAACCGGCAACGGCGGACCGGGCGGGAGCATGTTCGGGCCGCAGCCCGTCGGCGGCGTGCCCGACCTCCGCGAACCTGCGCGCGGGTTTCTCCAGGACCGTGCGCCGGGCCGGGCGCGACGGCGCCGCCACCGCGGCGGAGGTCGTCGGAAGGGTGAACCACACGACCTTGCCGGACTCCCCGTCCGGCCGGACGCCCCAGCTCTCGCTCATGGCGGCCACCATCGCGAGCCCGCGCCCGCAGGTCGCCAGCGGATCGGCGTCGTCGACCACGGGCATCCGCGGGTCGTGGTCACGCACCGAGACCGTGAGCCGGTCGAGCAGCAGCTCTATCTCCACGGTGCACGTCTTGTCGGGCTGGGCATGCCGGTGGACGTTGGACAACAGCTCCGTCACCCCGAGCGAGGCCCGGTCGATCAGAGCGTCCAGATGCCAGTAGCGCAACTGCGCAGATACGATTCTGCGGACCTGGCCGATCCGCGACGGCAGGGCTTGGAGCTCCACCGTGCAGTGCCTGCTTGGGTAGCTGATCACGGCTGCGACTCCCCGACGTGAGGTCCGGAAGAACACGGAGTTCGGATCCAGCAGGGCGCCTTCGTGACGCTGCCGCCCGCTGTCGTGGCCGGCGGGCTGGTTCGCAGCGTTATCGCCGGTAAACCCAGAGTGACGTGAGACCAGAGTGACGCAGGGGGTGGGTTACCGCAACTCGCGGACATCTCAGTCGCCGCGCCCCGCCGCCCTGCGCACGGCCTCGATGAAGCGCCGTGCGGCCGGCGGCCCCGGCTCGCCCGGAGCGGGGTCGTGGTCGCCCAGGGTGAGCTGGTAGCGATTGCCGTTGAGATCCGCCGTGGCCCGGTCATCGGGGCCGAACCAGGGCTTGGAGGCGCGCACCGCCTGCACCGGCGCGCTGTCGATCTCACTGCCGTAGCTGGTCAGCAACTCGAGCCGGCCGTCGCTGATCCGGACCTGGCCGGCCCGGGTGAGCGAACGCAGCCGCTTCCCGATCCGCACGCCCGTGGCCCTGAACTCCGGCTCCGCCATGCCACCCGCCCCCTTGTGCGCGTCGGTGCACCGGCCCGCCCTCTGCGCGGTACCCGGCACAGGCTCGTGTCCTGATCCAGTGTGCCCCCGTCCGGAGACCTGCTCCGGTGGTGCGTCGTACCCCTGCCGGTACCCCGTGCGGAGCCCCGGTCCCGCGGTGAAGTCTGCCCCCACCCGGCGTCGAGCACCAGTACAGCAGACCCCCTCTCCAGGGGGCGCCCGGAGCACATACGCAAGTGCGCCCCCGGGACCGCGCGCCCCCTTGCCCCGGGCCCTGCCCCAGGGGGCGCTTTGGGGGGCTCAAAGGTACGTTTATGCAGGTGAGAAGCGTGAGCAAGGTGCTTATGATCGGGGTGTCGGCCGCGCGACGCGTCGTCGGCGCGCAGCGTTAGGAGCCCCCTCGTGAGCACTCCCCAGCAGACCCGGACCGGCGTGACCCTCGACGTCGACCACAGCGACGCCGCCTACCGGGCGTGGCTGAAAGAAGCCGTCCGCAGAGTCCAGGCCGACGCCAACCGCTCGGCCGACACGCACCTCCTCCAGTTCCCCCTGCCCGAGCGGTGGGGCGTCGACCTCTACCTGAAGGACGAGTCCACCCACCCCACCGGCAGCCTCAAACACCGGCTGGCCCGCTCCCTCTTCCTCTACGGCCTCTGCAACGGCTGGATCCGGCCGGACCGCCCGGTGATCGAGGCCTCCAGCGGCTCCACGGCCGTCTCCGAGGCGTACTTCGCGAAGCTCATCGGCGTGCCCTTCATCGCTGTCATGCCGCGCACGACGAGCGCCGAGAAGATCCGCCTCATCGAGTTCCACGCCGGCCGGTGCCACTTCGTGGACGACCCCCGCACGATGTACGAGGAGTCCGCCCGACTCGCGGCCGAGACCGGCGGCCACTACATGGACCAGTTCACCTACGCCGAACGGGCCACGGACTGGCGCGGCAACAACAACATCGCCGAGTCCATCTTCCGTCAGCTGCGCAGGGAGCGGTTCCCCGAGCCGGCGTGGATCGTCGCCACGGCGGGCACCGGCGGCACCTCGGCGACCCTCGCGCGCTACGTCCACTACATGCAGTACGACACGCGCGTCTGCGTGGCCGACCCGGAGAACTCGTGCTTCTTCGAGGGCTGGACCACCGGCGATCCGGACGTCACGTGCGACTGCGGCTCCCGCATCGAGGGCATCGGCAGGCCCCGCATGGAACCGAGCTTCGTGCCCGGCGCGATCGACCGGATGATGAAGGTGCCCGACGCGGCCAGTGTCGCCGCGGTACGGGCACTGGAGCGCGCCATCGGCCGCAAAGCGGGCGGCTCGACCGGCACGGGCCTGTGGAGCGCGCTGAAGATCGTCTCGGAGATGGTGTCCGAGGGACGGCGGGGCAGCGTCGTGACGCTGCTGTGCGACCCGGGGGACCGGTATCTCGACAAGTACTACTCGGACACCTGGCTGGCCGCCCAGGGGCTGGACATCGGGCCGTACACGGCCGCGATCGACTCGCTGCTGGAGACGGGGGTCTGGCCCGACTGACACGGCACCCCGGGCCTGCCGCCGGCGCGGCGCTACGACGCCGCAAGTCTCCGCTCCAGCGCCGTGACGGCGTCCCGGAAGGCCTTGGCCTGAGCCGCCCGTACCGGCTTCATGGCGAGCCGGTACGCCGCCGTCCCGTCGGTCGCGAACGTCCACCGCACCCGGGTCCCGGTACCTGCCGGGGCGAGCCGCCACTCCTCGACGATCGCGCGCACCCCGGGCACGTTGGTGACGTCGACGCGATAGGCGTACACCTCGGGTTCCCATGCCGCGATGATCGACTCCCGGAACCGGACGCCTCCCACGAGCCGGATGTCGCGCCCCTTCCCGCCGTCGATCGGGCGGGCGGCCGTCACCTGGGGGAACCAGTCGGCCCAGCCGGGCACGTCCTCCAGCGCGTGGAAGACCGCGTCCACCGGAGCAGAGATCTCGCGCGCGGAGACGTGCCGTACGGGCGCGACCCCGACGAAGTCGAGCCCCACCGGGCGCAGACGGTGAGCCATGGACGAAGCCCTCCCTGACGGCAGCGGGCGATGACCGGCAGCGTCACCCTAGCTGGCGGCCCGTCAGATGTCTCCACCCTCCTCGGGTTCGGGCTCCCCGGCCACCACCAGCCGTCGTAGATGCTCCACGACCACACCGCGCGCCTCGTCCGGCAGACCGGCGTCCGTCACGAGCGTGTCGATCCGCTCCAGCGAGGCGAACGAACTCAGACCGACCTTGCCCCACTTGGTGTGGTCGGCGACCACCACCACGCGCCGGGCCGACTGCACGAGCCGCCGGTTCGTCTCCGCCTCCGCGAGGTTCGGCGTCGACAGGCCGGCCTCGACCGATATGCCGTGCACCCCGAGGAACAGCAGGTCGAAGTGGAGCGCCGCGATCGCCTGGTCGGCGACCGGCCCCACCAGCGAGTCGGACGGCGTGCGCACACCGCCGGTCAGCACGACCGTGGCCGCGCCCTGCCGCGGCCCCGAGGTGCGCTGCGCCGCGTGGAAGACGTCGGCCACCCGCACCGAGTTGGTGACCACCGTCAGGTCCGGCACGTCCAGCAGTTGCTGCGCCAGCGCGTACGTCGTCGTACCGCCGGACAGGGCGATCGCCGCGCCCGGCGCGACCAGCTTGGCCGCTTCCCGCGCGATGTCCTCCTTGGCGGTCAGTTCCAGCCCCGACTTGGCCTCGAAGCCCGGTTCGTGCGTACTCGCCTCGACCACCGGGACCGCGCCGCCGTGCACCTTCTCCAGCACGCCCTGACGGGCGAGCGCGTCGAGGTCGCGGCGGACCGTCATGTCCGACACGCCGAGCTTGCGGGTCAGCTCGTTGACCCGGACCCCGCCCCGGCGGCGGACCTCGTCGAGGATCAGGGATCGCCGCTGCTCCGCGAGGAGGTTCTGATTCTCGCTCACGTACGCTCCGGTCCTTTCGCCTCAATGCCGTCCGTCAGGCCCAGCACACCTGCGCCAACCAGGACATTCTCCCCGGCTCCGGTGCGCGGACGCCTCATCCTCGCATGTCGCGGAGCAGGTGGCGCCACCGACCGCTCGTCGCG from Streptomyces chartreusis NRRL 3882 harbors:
- the ilvY gene encoding HTH-type transcriptional activator IlvY, coding for MRDDHRELRLFLHLAQTLNFGRTSLDCHVSPATLTRTVQRLEADLGHRLFDRGPRGVSLTAEGHRFREYAVRALELWRSYREEHPDPALLTGRLAVFATVTACQVLLPDLLAPFRATHPQVRLDLRTGDAAAALARLDEGEVDAAVAGIPPRLPEPLVSRTVAVTELVLVTARDRPDPGLGGPFVLPHRGLVRDAADRWFRARGTTPDVACEPDGHEGLLTLVALGCGTGVVPRLVLEHSAVRDRLAVVPADPAPEPFAIGLCVRRADLRRPLVAALWSLAQGNTPRGPGERPGWPR
- a CDS encoding ketol-acid reductoisomerase; amino-acid sequence: MTSTTAYTSRVFPLDTMDVPGGTETVLRGGRHLFPLLPQAFAGIRRIGVLGWGPQGRAQALNLRDSLAGTDIRVAVGLRPGSHSLADARAHGFTEDDGTLGDWLTVAGEGDLVILLIADSALAAHHQEIFAALQPGAVIGLSHGFLMGHLRESGGGFPPGHGVIAVCPKGMGDSVRRLYEQGAHVNGAGINSSFAVHADPDGRAVDLALGWSVALGSPYTFRTTLDSEYRSDIVGERAILLGAVHGMVESLYTRYRLAGDDEVTAYERSCENVTGPIARTISRAGLRAVREGLDQAARDVFDRAYTATYAPAREIVAEIYDEVADGTELRSVILAERRLGARPMSGIGGSPMWAVSNRVRARRDSRDLPVDPFTAGVFVATMTAQIDEFAERGHPWSEIVNESVIEAVDSLLPYMHARDVAYMVDNCSRTARLGARRWGPRFLAAYEQIAYPAADHPADAALLAAFAAHPVHEALAAAAGLRPSVDISVT
- a CDS encoding NAD(P)-dependent oxidoreductase, which produces MTDKLSVSVLGTGIMGAAMARNLARAGHTVHAWNRTRAKAEPLAAEGVHIADTPAQAVRDTDVVLTMLYDGPAALDTMREAAPALRPGAAWVQSTTAGVEAVGDLAAFAREHGLVFYDAPVLGTRQPAEAGQLTVLAAGPVEGRDTVTPVFDAIGARTVWAGEDGATGGATRLKLVANSWVLAVTAAAGEALALAKGLGIDPRGFLDLIAGGPLDMGYLHAKSGLVLEDRLTPPQFAVTTAAKDARLIVEAGADHGVRLDVAEAAAARMERAAAQGHGDEDMAAAYFASFDENPSA
- a CDS encoding PPOX class F420-dependent oxidoreductase, yielding MSKPPLPPEAEALLSRPNPCVMATLRSDGTPVSTATWYAWKDGRVLINLDEGRVRLKHLRRDPRVTLTVLAEDNWYTHVTLIGRVTEMYDDKDLADIDLLSRHYGGKPYPNRVRPRVSAWIEVDRWHGWGELKDNDQAMG
- a CDS encoding SHOCT domain-containing protein — translated: MQTLANFGDGGPGPWILLFPVIWALVIGGGLVLLRRTVWHGRRGGPWRQPPAGNDSPIAVLGHRFASGEIDEDEYWRRLSVLDEEFGRKGGAA
- a CDS encoding ABC transporter ATP-binding protein — its product is MTSTTATTTTRPAARVVDAVKVYGGGDTAVRALDGVTVSFPAGRFTAIMGPSGSGKSTLMHCAAGLDTLTSGTARIGDTDLGGLDDRRLTLLRRDRVGFVFQAYNLVPTLTVAENIRLPLDLAGVRGDPGWIDTLIDVVGLRDRLHHRPAELSGGQQQRVAVARAFAGQPDVVFADEPTGNLDSRSGEEVLGLLGRTVRETRRTVVMVTHDPVAAAHADEVVFLADGRLVDRMESPTADRVLDRMKAFEVPS
- a CDS encoding ABC transporter permease, giving the protein MNASVRLGVSSLRAHRRRFAGTFLAVFLGVAFLAGTLVMGDTLRAGFDSMFGNATSGTDAVVRSADAITTPGESQGVRQPIATDLVGTIEKVPGVAAAVPDIQGAGQLLGADGDPIGGQGPPTLAGNWITDPELNPYQLAEGRAPRKSGEVVVNRGTAEKGDLKIGDTTTLRTPDPVRVTIVGLATFGGEDGMAQVTFTGMTVADAEKYLTARPGEAASIQVRAGPGVSQRELVDRLTPALPKGVEAITGQESAEENNEMISSQFLSIFTLFLLVFSGIALLVATFSIHNTFAIVVAQRTRENALLRALGASRRQVTVTTLVEATAVAVTASLAGLVGGIGIAAGLQALFPAIGFPFPEGELVVKALSLALPLAVGIVVCLGSALLPAVRAGRTAPLAALRETAVDTSGASRLRAVTGTGLVALALALTLAGVLVSPSVWLAGAGAVLALVAFVVLGPVASATAVRILGSPLDRLRGVTGVLARQGALRSPKRTAATASALMIGVAVVSLFTVFGASLKATMDQTVSRSFAGDVAVSAPSFGAGGSGLSPRLAGAVQELPQVNTAVGLGRGVAEVDGKGRALTVTDPVALERTFDLGRIDGSLRDLGTDGIAITEKEADRQHLTTGSKAHLTFTDGRKETFTVRAVYGQSELAGDYVITRAAWAPHRTQDSDTLVAVTFKDGVSTDAGKAAVEKAAARYGNPEVQTRDEYAQSSAGGIDMMLTLVYALLALAVVIALLGIANTLTLAIHERTRELGLLRAVGQTRSQLRAMVRWESVLVAAFGTAGGLALGAFLGWVLVRASDGASDSAFAFAMPPAQLVVVALVGLAAGALAGLRPARRAARLDVLRAIATE
- a CDS encoding ATP-binding protein; its protein translation is MISYPSRHCTVELQALPSRIGQVRRIVSAQLRYWHLDALIDRASLGVTELLSNVHRHAQPDKTCTVEIELLLDRLTVSVRDHDPRMPVVDDADPLATCGRGLAMVAAMSESWGVRPDGESGKVVWFTLPTTSAAVAAPSRPARRTVLEKPARRFAEVGHAADGLRPEHAPARSAVAG
- a CDS encoding PLP-dependent cysteine synthase family protein; protein product: MSTPQQTRTGVTLDVDHSDAAYRAWLKEAVRRVQADANRSADTHLLQFPLPERWGVDLYLKDESTHPTGSLKHRLARSLFLYGLCNGWIRPDRPVIEASSGSTAVSEAYFAKLIGVPFIAVMPRTTSAEKIRLIEFHAGRCHFVDDPRTMYEESARLAAETGGHYMDQFTYAERATDWRGNNNIAESIFRQLRRERFPEPAWIVATAGTGGTSATLARYVHYMQYDTRVCVADPENSCFFEGWTTGDPDVTCDCGSRIEGIGRPRMEPSFVPGAIDRMMKVPDAASVAAVRALERAIGRKAGGSTGTGLWSALKIVSEMVSEGRRGSVVTLLCDPGDRYLDKYYSDTWLAAQGLDIGPYTAAIDSLLETGVWPD
- a CDS encoding SRPBCC family protein encodes the protein MAHRLRPVGLDFVGVAPVRHVSAREISAPVDAVFHALEDVPGWADWFPQVTAARPIDGGKGRDIRLVGGVRFRESIIAAWEPEVYAYRVDVTNVPGVRAIVEEWRLAPAGTGTRVRWTFATDGTAAYRLAMKPVRAAQAKAFRDAVTALERRLAAS